From the Neoarius graeffei isolate fNeoGra1 chromosome 1, fNeoGra1.pri, whole genome shotgun sequence genome, one window contains:
- the LOC132882724 gene encoding E3 ubiquitin-protein ligase TRIM39-like has translation MASSSSVLSEDQLQCSICLDVFTDPVSTPCGHNFCKICLTEYWDSSSHCQCPVCKEEFPKRPQLRVNTFISELAAPFKKAVQVKSSSAAEKPTQSVVLCDVCCEKKCAAMKSCLICMASYCKIHLEPHERVSSFMKHRLMDPVENLEDYICLKHERPLELFCRVDQTCVCQFCTEGEHKTHNTVPIEEESEEKKTELGKTQAEVQQMIQERVKKIEEIRHTVELNKKNTEKEKADSVKVFSALMCCIERSQAGLLKVMEEKQKAAEMQAEEFIKELEQEITELKRRNTELEQISHTEDHLHLLQIYPSLCSPPHTQDWTDVTINSHLSEETLRRALSQLQETLSEEMQKVEEINLKRIQQYAVDVTLDPDTAHPELILSDDGKQVKDGDTEQNLPDNPERFNYCVNVLGKEGFSSGRFYYEVQVRGNTEWDVGVARESISRKGEITVSPKDGQWSVWLRNETEYKALDSPRVPLSLKQAPQKVGVFVDYEEGLISFYDVDAKSHIYSFADQNFTEKLYPLFSPSLNDGGENSAPLIICPVNKI, from the exons ATGGCTTCCTCCAGCAGTGTCCTGAGTGAAGATCAGCTCCAGTGCTCCATCTGTCTGGATGTGTTCACTGATCCAGTCTCGACTCCATGTGGACACAACTTCTGTAAGATCTGTCTCACAGAGTACTGGGACAGCAGTTCACACTGTCAGTGTCCAGTGTGTAAAGAGGAATTCCCTAAACGACCTCAACTACGTGTGAATACGTTCATCTCTGAACTTGCTGCTCCATTTAAGAAGGCAGTTCAGGTGAAATCCAGCAGCGCTGCAGAAAAACCCACACAATCTGTGGTGCTCTGTGACGTCTGCTGTGAAAAGAAATGTGCAGCCATGAAGTCCTGCCTGATCTGTATGGCCTCTTACTGCAAGATTCACCTGGAACCTCATGAGAGAGTTTCTTCTTTTATGAAACACAGACTGATGGATCctgtggagaacctggaggactacATCTGCCTGAAGCATGAGAGACCCCTGGAGCTGTTCTGTAGAGTCGACCAGacgtgtgtgtgtcagttctgtACTGAGGGAGAACACAAAACTCACAACACTGTTCCTATAGAGGAGGAGAGTGAAGAGAAGAAG ACTGAGTTGGGAAAGACACAAGCAGAAGTTCAGCAGATGATCCAGGAGCGAGTGAAGaagatcgaggaaatcagacacacTGTAGAACTCAATAAA AAAAacacagagaaggagaaagcagACAGTGTGAAGGTCTTCAGTGCTCTGATGTGCTGCATTGAGAGAAGCCAGGCTGGGCTGCTTAAGGTGATGGAGGAGAAGCAGAAAGCAGCAGAGATGCAGGCTGAAGAGTTCATTAAAGAGCTGGAGCAGGAAATCACTGAGCTAAAGAGGAGaaacactgagctggagcagatcTCACACACTGAGGATCACCTCCACCTCCTACAG ATTTACCCGTCACTGTGCAGCCCTCCACACACCCAGGACTGGACTGACGTCACAATTAACTCTCATCTGAGTGAGGAGACTCTGAGGAGAGCTCTGTCTCAGCTTCAGGAAACTCTCAGTGAGGAAATGCAGAAGGTTGAAGAGATTA ACCTGAAGAGAATTCAACAATATGCAG TGGATGTGACTCTGGATCCTGATACAGCCCATCCTGAACTCATCCTGTCTGATGATGGGAAACAAGTGAAAGATGGAGACACAGAACAGAATCTCCCTGATAACCCAGAGAGGTTTAATTATTGTGTCAATGTGCTGGGAAAGGAGGGATTCTCCTCAGGGAGATTTTACTATGAGGTGCAGGTCAGAGGGAACACTGAGTGGGACGTAGGAGTGGCCAGAGAGTCCATTAGCAGGAAAGGGGAGATTACAGTCAGTCCTAAAGATGGGCAATGGAGTGTGTGGCTGAGGAATGAGACTGAATATAAGGCTCTGGACTCTCCTCGTGTCCCCCTCTCCTTGAAACAGGCTCCTCAGAAGGTGGGGGTGTTTGTGGATTATGAGGAGGGTCTGATCTCCTTCTATGATGTTGATGCAAAATCTCATATCTACTCTTTCGCTGATCAGAATTTCACTGAGAAACTTTATCCATTATTCAGCCCCAGTCTCAATGATGGAGGTGAAAATTCAGCACCACTGATCATCTGCCCTGTTAATAAGATCTAA